The genome window GGCTGTTACTTCTCGTCCAGGATCGAGTCGGGCTGGATGTCGATCTTCGCGCCGGTCAGCTTCGCCGCCAGGCGCGCGTTCTGACCTTCCTTGCCGATCGCGAGCGAGAGCTGGTAGTCGGGCACGAGCGCGCGGACGGCCTTGAGCGACTCGTCGATCACGAACGCGCTGGTCACCTTGGCCGGCGAGAGCGCGCTCGAGACGAACGTCGCGAGGTCGGGCGAGTAGTCGACGATGTCGATCTTCTCGTTGTTCAGCTCCGCGGTCACCGCGCGCACGCGCTGGCCGAGCTCGCCGATGCAGGCGCCCTTGGCGTTCACGCCCGGCTCGGTCGCGCGCACCGCGATCTTGGTGCGGTGCCCGGCCTCGCGCGCCAGCGAGACGATCTCGACGATGCCGCTGGCGATCTCCGGGACCTCGAGCGCGAACAGCTTGCGCACCAGCGCTGGGTGCGTGCGCGAGACCGTGATCGACGGGCCCTTGGCGCCCTTGGCCACGCTCGTGACGTAGACGCGGATGCGGGAGCCGTGCGTGTACTCCTCGCCCGGCACCTGCTCCTCCGGCGGGAGGATGGCCTCCACGCTGCCCAGGTCGATGTGCACCATGCGCGGGTTCGGCCCCTGCTGGATGACCCCGGCGACGATGTCGCCCTCCCGACCGCGGAACTCGCCGAGCACCGCGTCGTCCGCGATGTCGCGCAACCGCTGGTTGATCACCTGCTTGGCGGCGAACGCCGCGATGCGGCCGAAGTCGCTCGGGCTGTCCTCGGCCTCGCCGATGACATTGCCCTCCTCGTCGCGCTCCGGGACGTAGACGGTGACATGCCCCGTCTTGCGGTCCAGGTGGACGCGCGCGGCGGGCGGCTGGTCGCTGTGCCCGTGGCGGTGGTCGGCCTGGTTGGTGTGCTTGAGATACGCGGTCAGGATCGCCTGCTCGATGATCTGGACCAGCTCATCGAACGGGATCTCCTTCTCGCGCTCCATGAGACGCAAGACGCTGAGGTCGATGTCCATGCCGGCCTCCTCTATTCAGATCTTCGCCGCCGCGCGACGGCGCGGCGGACCCAGCTATCTACGGTACCCGAGATTCCGAGCGACCGGGACCCCGCGTACCGTGCACGGTATGAGCGGCGCACCTACCCGAACGGCCTCCCGGCTGGAGCACAGCACCTTCGTGCGGGTCCTCACCCGCGTGGGACTGGCCTCCATCGGCCTCCTGCACATCCTGATCGGCGTGATCGCGCTGGCCGTCGCCTTCGGCGCGGGCGGCACGGCCGACCAGTCCGGCGCCCTGCAGGCCGTCGCCGCGGTGCCCGGAGGCGTGTTCGTGCTCTGGCTGATCGTCATCGGACTGATCGTGCTCGCGCTCTGGCAGCTTCTGGTGGCGGTCACCGCGCACGGGGCCGCGACGAAGGTCGTGGAGGTCGCCAAGGCGGTCATCTACGGAGCACTGGCGTTCATCACCGTCTCGGTCTCCCTGGGCGGAGGCCAGAACTCCACAGGCAAGCAGAAGTCGGGCAGCGCGCACCTGCTCGCACTGCCCGGCGGCGTCTTCGTCCTCGGCCTGATCGGCCTGATCGTCGTCGCCGTCGGCGTCGAGTTCTTCCGCAACGGCGTGACGAGCCGGTTCGAGCGCGACCTGAAGCTGCCCCCGGACCGCTGGGCGGAGGCGATCACCGTCCTCGGCCGCGTCGGCTACATCGCCAAGGGCGTCGCCCTGGTGCTGGTCGGCGGCCTGGTCGTCCTGGGCGCGGTCACCTACGACCCCTCGAAGGCGACCGGCCTCGACGGCAGCCTCAAGACGCTGGCCAGCGTGCCGTTCGGCGTCGTCGCGCTGGTCGTGATCGCCCTCGGCCTCATCGCCTACGGCCTCTTCTGGTGCGTGCGCTCCGTCAAGGCACGCCTCTGACCCCGCACATTCGTGCCGAATGTCGCCTGTGGAGTCGCGTGAATCGACATTCGGCACGAATCGCAAGGGGCGCCTAGGCCTCCTCCTCGGCGGGGGCGGCGAACTGGGCGTTGTAGAGGGTGTAGTAGGCGCCGCCACGGGCGAGCAGCTCGGCGTGCGTGCCCTGTTCCACGATCCGGCCGGCCTCCATCACGAGGATGAGCCCGGCGTCGCGGATGGTGGAGAGCCGGTGCGCGATCACGAACGACGTGCGGTCGGCGCGCAGCGCGCTCATCGCCTTCTGCACCAGCAGCTCGGTGCGGGTGTCCACCGAGGAGGTCGCCTCGTCGAGGATCAGCACGCTCGGCCGCGCCAGGAACGCCCGGGCGATCGTCAGCAGCTGCTTCTCCCCCGCCGAGACGTTGGAGCCCTCGTCGTCCAGCACCGTGTCGTAGCCGTCCGGGAGCGAGTGCACGAAGCGGTCGACGTAGGTGGCGCGGGCGGCATCCAGGATCTCCTCCTCCGTCGCGTCCGGGCGGCCGTAGGCGATGTTCTCGCGGATCGTGCCCTTGAACAGCCAGGTGTCCTGCAGCACCATCCCCATCCGGTCGCGGAGGTCGTGCCGGGTCATCGACGCGATGTCCACGCCGTCGAGGGTGATCCGGCCGGAGTCCAGGTCGTAGAAACGCATCATCAGGTTGACCAGCGTGGTCTTGCCCGCGCCGGTCGGGCCGACGATCGCGACGGTCTGGCCGGGCTCGGCCACCAGCGAGAGGTCCTCGATGAGCGGCGTGTCCGCCACGTAGCGGAACGAGACGTCCTCGAACGCCAGCCGGCCGCGGGTGCCCTGCGGGCTCACCGGCCGCTCCGGGTCGGGGCTCTGCTCCTCCGCGTCCAGCAGCTCGAAGACCCGCTCGGAACTGGCCACGCCGGACTGCAGCAGGTTGGCCATCGACCCGAGCTGCGTGA of Leifsonia shinshuensis contains these proteins:
- a CDS encoding DUF1206 domain-containing protein, with translation MSGAPTRTASRLEHSTFVRVLTRVGLASIGLLHILIGVIALAVAFGAGGTADQSGALQAVAAVPGGVFVLWLIVIGLIVLALWQLLVAVTAHGAATKVVEVAKAVIYGALAFITVSVSLGGGQNSTGKQKSGSAHLLALPGGVFVLGLIGLIVVAVGVEFFRNGVTSRFERDLKLPPDRWAEAITVLGRVGYIAKGVALVLVGGLVVLGAVTYDPSKATGLDGSLKTLASVPFGVVALVVIALGLIAYGLFWCVRSVKARL
- the nusA gene encoding transcription termination factor NusA → MDIDLSVLRLMEREKEIPFDELVQIIEQAILTAYLKHTNQADHRHGHSDQPPAARVHLDRKTGHVTVYVPERDEEGNVIGEAEDSPSDFGRIAAFAAKQVINQRLRDIADDAVLGEFRGREGDIVAGVIQQGPNPRMVHIDLGSVEAILPPEEQVPGEEYTHGSRIRVYVTSVAKGAKGPSITVSRTHPALVRKLFALEVPEIASGIVEIVSLAREAGHRTKIAVRATEPGVNAKGACIGELGQRVRAVTAELNNEKIDIVDYSPDLATFVSSALSPAKVTSAFVIDESLKAVRALVPDYQLSLAIGKEGQNARLAAKLTGAKIDIQPDSILDEK